ATAATCATCCCCTTATTGCTCTAGGGAGGAATAATCATCCCCTTATTGATCTAGGGAGGAATAATCATCCCCTTATTGCTCTAGGGAGGAATGGTCATCCACTTATTGCTCTAGGGAGGAATAATCATCCCCTTATTGCTCTAGGGAGGAATAATCATCCCGTTATTGAGCTGGTGTGCTTCTCCTTCCCTGACCTTGGTGCAGCCACTTGCAGAACTTCATCAGCAGCTTCCTAGTGCTTACTCAGAAAACCATTCCTCTTCTGTGGGAGGCCTTGCTGGTCAGAGGTTGTGGTctatcatggcctggcagctctctCCAAGCTCAGCAACATGAACAACTCCCTCCCCAACaagacttcctgctctctacctgcccttatttgGAGAAGGTCTCTAGGCCTGGACTTATCCCTAGTGTAACCCTTGGCACAGTTCCCTGCTAGAGTTCTCCCCCTGCTGCCCACATGGTAATTAGACATTGTGCTAGGAGCCTTGTGATAGGAGCGTgctgtttaatgcaaattaggtgatgccccagcctctgtccccagcctctatatcccctctctctttctggaaTGATGTGGAGCTGTAACACTCACACTGTCTCCCAGAGAGCTCTCAAGCTGTTGCTCCCTCCCCACATCATGGACCAGCAGCCAGTGAtcccagaggaagcaggagaaccacacttctttcttctttttaatctctttttcttctggaTCTCTACCAAAGGCTGGGTGAGCTTTCCCTGGtgctctgttcttcctctctctttttctgatgTTATCCTACCCCCAACCCGCTTTCACCATGTGGCAGCCTATGAACAGCATGGAtttcactcttcctcttccttcatcttcctcctctgacAGTCGCCAAGATTTACAACTTGCCTGCCTTGGTGTTTCTCTCTCAAACGCTAATAAAAATGTCCTTgagcttcaaaaaattaaaattaaaaatcaaagacttAGAAAGACAGTTGAATATTTTTAGTCCAAACATTGGCCGTTACCAGAGTGTAGGTTTATTTTTCTACTCCCGGCCAACAGGATTTCATCATACACGTGATAAAAGTCCACACTCACTTCCAATAACACAGCTGCCTGGGAGAGTAGACCTGTTTCTTGAGCCACACGCTTCCAGAGAGAACATTCCAGATTGAGTGCCAGCAAACCCAAGCAAAACAAGTAGTTTGGAATTGAGATGGAACTCCCTGAGCTGACACAGCCTTTAGCAGGTGAATTTGAGTCAGGCTCTGGGCTCATCCACAACAGGCTTGAGAGAGCCAAGCCGGTTGCTCCTGGAGTTCTCCCCAGGACATCACTACCACTTGGAATCCAGAGCTGTCGCTCTGAACTGCCCTTTTCTTCCTGCCTGTCCCGTGTGCTATGCCTTAAACATGGTTTAAGTGTCCTCTGTGGGTTCACATGTTgaaagcttggtccccagtgtggTTGTGTTGAGAGGTGGCAGAGCCCTCAGGAGCTGGAGCCTAGCAAGAGGTGTTGGGCCTTTGGGGGAAGATCCACAGAATAGGTTAATACTGGTCTCACAGAGAGGGCTGGATTCTCGGAGAATGGGTTATTATAAAACAAGGCCACTCCACATGGTTAGCCTCTTCTGCACATGAcagattctcttttctcctctccaccATGTTGTGACACATGAGAGGGGTCCCCACCAAAAGCTAGAGAAAGCAAGTGCTTGATCTTGGACTGTCTGTCCATGGTTATAAGCTAGATAAACTGCCTggcttttaattttcctttgagtgtttgtgtctgtgtgtctgtgtgtgtgtgtgtgtgtctgtgtgtatatgtgtatgtgtgagtctgtgtgtctgtatgtctgtgtgtctatgtgtgtacatctatgagtgtgtctgtgtgtatgtctgtgagtgtgtctgtgtgtgtgtgtgtgtgtgtgtgtgtgtgtgtgtgtctgtgtgtctgtgtgtctgtgtgtctgtgtgtgtgtgtatctttctctgcccatgtgtatctcttctccttctttggcTATGCACTTAGGTCTCTGCATCACCATCTTCCTTTATACCCATTCTCAGAGACTCACCCTGAAATTTCCAAAGCTCCTCAACCAGACATTGGGCCTCCTCCTGAATCTGCTCCTCCACACTCCACTTTCCCATCCCAAAGTCTCTCATAGTGGCCAGAGAGAATCGCCTAAGGGTCTTCCAGCATTCCCCATTGGCAtgacacatgtgtgtgggtactcCCAGAGGTTAGAGAAAgacaccagatcctctggagctggatttaTAGCAGTTCTTAGCTGTCAGATACaggtgcagggaaccaaactgGGGCCCTTTGGAAAAGCAAGGAgcattcctaaccactgagccatcattccaggaCCATAAACTTCATTACTTTATAAAAGATAGAGCCTCTTGCCTGTTGTTACAACAGCACAACACAGACAAAGACACCCAGAGATTCTTTCTTGCTGCCTTAGGTGGACCATTTTATGTCTTAACATTCTTGCCTTCAGTCAAGCCTGGTCCTATGTCTCCTCCATCACACCACATTCTCATTCACCTGAGACTATTTCTTCCTcacctgtccccccccccatcttgttGGAAACAGCTTCTTTCCCCATTTATTCTCCCTCCAGAAAGTCTTAGGGAGTCTGATCAGATCCTACCTCTTATGTAGACCGGGTCTAATGGACTCTCGGATGACCTTAAAGCTCAGTTTTGGGGGAGACTGGACTTAGGGTTTAAAAGCGCATGCTGTTCTtgaagagggcctgggttcagttcccagcaccaacgtgGTACTTACATCATCTATAACTCATTTCAGGGGGGATCCTACACCCTTttgagcaccaagcatgcacgtggtacacatgcatacatgcaggcgacactcatacacttaaaattaaaataaacctttggGAGGAACGTCATTTTGCTTTGCCTGTGTTCTGTATCACACAGGTGGACAGGTAACTTAGCTAATTaacttttgtatgtttttttattattattaagaaaattttttattcattttaccaaccacatatccccctctcctccctcctcctgcacccccaGGCTTCCCTCCCTAACtcaccaccccccattcccaactcctcaaggcaaggtctcccatgaggagtcagcagagcctgatacattcagctgaggcatgttcaaacccctcctccctgcaccaaggctgtgcaaggtgtcccaccataggcagtgggctccaaaaagccaactcatgcaccagggacagatcctgatcccactgcctgggggccccctaaactgTTCAAACTAAAtgactgtctcgcctatccagagggcctagtctagtaccatgggggctccacagctattggtccaccgttcatgcatttccactagtttgtccAGCAACCTCTGTACTTTTTCCCACTATGATCTTGATGAcctttgctcacagaatccctcctctttctcatcaactggactcctggagctcggcctggtgcctggtcatggatttctgcatctgtttccgtcagtcactggatgaaggatctatgatgacagttagggttcaccaatctgatcactggagtAGGCCACTTCAGGCACCTGCTTGACTATTACCCGTAGTCCAGGGTgcgggtcatccttgtggattcctggggacttccctggcaccctgtttctccctattctcatgatgtcttcctttattatggtatctctttccttgctctcccactctgtccctgttccaccTTGAACATCCCGTTCCCCTATGTTCCCATCCttcatcccttgccctccattacccaccctTGTATGTTTATTCTACATCTCAAACTAGTCTGTCAGCTCCGGGGTGTCAGGAATGCAGCTCTGCTGCTCAATGCTGCCACTATCATTCTTGCAGGGGAACATGGGACTCTTTATTGTTCAAAATATATAGTTACAAAGACAACCAACCGTCACATCAGAGCTGGTATATGCTGGAATTTCCTGCTGTCTGCACATTTCCTAGACCCTGTGTGTTCATATCGTTAACATCACTGTCCCTGCAGGGGAAAGATGCAGCATTTCACACTGAGACAGAATGCTACCACCCCTCACTGTGGGTCTGTGGGCAGTTAGTGCTGCTGGGGGAAGGTGCCAAATTTCTGTAGTGGTATAGTCACTCATGAGATGTTCACAGTCCAGGAAATGGGCCCCACCCACGCCCAAGCAGGAGTCAGTATCTCGAATTTTCCTCACTCTAGATACACGCTGGTAGCAAAagaccatgggagtatacagcaggtgacaactagagttcagaaggtcaacctatcagaactaagggttctgttagaggaaaccatcacgaAAGGCAtgatggaattactgccttttgaatgaattggctttttcttgttgtaaacttcttgtgcaataacagctatgattctccccatttactgtgcatttccatgttatgtatacatgtaacCTCATGATTGCATTTCAGTCTTATGGGCACAACTTCCTTTATACACTTGGGCTAATGGATAACTGTCCCCAgcagtgtttatttttcattaacataaatctgGCCAGACAAAAGTACTTCAGCTAAGATACCTTTTTATCCTAGGACAAAAGCagatagataaacattagctcatctcacccacagatagagaaaataaccactagcaATTAGAtactcaactccttaccttcacacCCGGTTATTTACACAAGATCCCAGCTTAAGAGGTTTACTGCTCACATTGCtaggatgatgttttagccacctgctagttactgagttaaggtagtTATTTCCCACTGACCTAAGGAGATTTCTGACTAGACCAGGCAGGCAACAGGTGCcaagctttgcttcttgtgcaaattaagttttaatccGCCTTAGCAACCAAATGCTACATGCTAAGAAgtaggttgcctagcaactgagcataAGTCCCCTGCCTTTCCAGAAAGCAGCAGCAACTGGGATGAGCAGGGAAAAAAGCAACACTAAAGACAGTTTCACTTTTCTAGTGACTTATTGATGTTTATAGACCCCCTAACAGTCTACCCAGCCACTTCTAGATTTGAGCACAGAAATTACTTGTTAGAATTCCcttattgatcttagcctttagttggccctaccagagaactcccctttagtcactccccctTTTGGggtgtaattggaagctgacaattattgctttGTGTGTGGATCCCTATCACCTCTCCCTGCAACCCTGAAACTTCAAGCCTCGCATTACTTTGCCAAATAATTACTGCTTGTTTATATACCAGTTCCCACAGAGCACTTGGGGGATTGatttagaagaacaaagatgaggacagagatggaaagaactaggtagaataaTAAGAGagcagaagaacagagaggagctaaatatgagagcaggaaagaaactgtgtagatcaAATTGACttagaataaagtgaatggactaaagaataCAGTGtgcttagatttattttatatccttcaGATTAGAATCCTAGCCACTTGTAgcttctgttctggaccctggtagAAATTTCCTCAGGGCAGTCACCTAGGGAGAATTTGATACCTCACCAACCTTCCCACCTAAACCTAGAGCCTAGAAGGCATCCTTTTTCTTCATGTGAAGTGATCTCCAAGCAGCAAGCCACACATAAGCCCACTCTGAACGACCCTAATTAAATTttggcagagggaagaggataTTAGAGTAGGGAGGGTCTGGTTGGCAAAAAGAAGGGGTTctgtgggagaaagagagaggaggggggggtcATAAATGACTGAGATCCAGTATATGCAGATGATAAAGtgtcaaaggattttttaaaactaaagtaaATGGGATGTTGACTTGAGTTTTCTAACATGTGGGAAGCACGGGTTTAAACACTCGTGTCAGGGTGTGTTGATACACCCTTCTCAGTCCATTCAGGAGGCTAGgccaggagaatcatgagttcgaAACCAACCTAAAAagcacagggagaccctgtctcaaaatataaagtaaaatagcTAAATTTGCCATTTATTGGAGGGGGGTCTTTTAAAGACCAGGGGGTAAAAAACATAAGGTTAAAGAGGGAGCTCTCCAGAGCcatggggagggacagaggagtgGGACTTACAATCACTGCTTCAGCTCTCTCATGGAAAGTAGGAGCATGGATGCTGATGAATTATTAGCAAGCAAGTGGTAATTAAACATGAAATCCCCAGTGTGAAGCTTCTGTGCAGAGACTGGTAAATACAATGCTAGCTGCTGCAATAATCTGATAAACACtcccttctgcccctccccctgccctgcctctctTCCCCTTTGTCCCTGAACACCTCAAGCTAATCTTTGCTCTCTCTTTTGATGGCAGGAGGCCATCTGcctctgacatttttctttctcttctggaacAGACAAGCCCCACGGAGTGAAATTCTACACACTTACACCTCAATGGCTCTACACCTTCCACACTCCGAGCACATTGCCCTCACAGGATTCCACCATAGTGAGGACATGCCTGCCCATCATCACCAATCAGCATCCCACCTTCCACTCAACAACTTTCCCAACTGAACCTATGGCCTGGAAGGAGTCGCTTGCTCATCCCTCTCAGGGATCTCCATGCACAAAAGCAAGGACAAGCCCACACAAAGGCCCCATATAAGTCTCACCTTCATGAAGGAGTTGAGGAGGCCTCCTCTGTCCATCTGCAGGAGGTTTCCCAGGAGGGGCAGTGGACGTGGTCCTGGTGGGAGGTGGCCACGGGCTTTTGGGTGGCCCCTGACCAGGAGCAGTACAAAGCCCAcgaggagagtgaggaggagcaGGACACTGGGCTCCATGGTCCTGGTCTGACCACTGTGGACTCACTGCACACTCCAGCAGGACCTTTTATGCTGAGCCTGCCTCTCCACCTAGTTATGCAACTTGAGCTGTTCCCAACTCCTATCTCATCACTGTCCAGGAGTGTGAGCactcctgcttcctgcttgggCTGCTGATGACCTGCTCACTCCCTATCTCCTTGCCCCACCCTAAGATGTTGGCAAGAACACCATgtactgaaaataataaaagtccaccctttattgttttctcccagggtctgtggaagaTTCCAACCACCAACTGAGGATCTAACCTGAGGAATattaaatgaatctaagcacactgaatTATTTAATCCATTTACTTTTTTCTCCTAAATTCAATTCTAACTACACAGCTTCTTtactgttctcatacttagctcctcacTGTTCTTCTTCTGCTCTCTCATTATTCTATCTGGTTGTtttcatctctgtcctcatctttgttcttctaaatCAACCCCAGCCCCTACCCCAaaccacccccaaccccatgcTGCAGGGGAACTGGTATATATATGGAAGCAGTAATTCTTTGCCAAAgcaatgtgaggcttgaagtttCAGGGTTGCAGGGAGAGGTGATAGGGatccacacacaaaacaataattgTCAACTTCCAATTACACCCCAAAagggggagtgactaaaggggagttctctggtagggccaactaaaggctaagatcaataagGGAATTCTAACAAGTAATTTCTGTGCTCAAATCTAGAAGTGGCTGGGTAGACTGTTAGGGGGTCTATAAACATCAATAAGTCACTAGAAAAGTGAAACTGTCTTTAGTGTTGCTTTTTTCCCTGCTCATCCCAGTTGCTGCTGCTTTCTGGAAAGGCAGGGGACTtatgctcagttgctaggcaacctacTTCTTAGCATGTAGCATTTGGTTGCTAAGGCggattaaaacttaatttgcacaagaagcaaagcttgGCACCTGTTGCCTGCCTGGTCTAGTCAGAAATCTCCTTAGGTCAGTGGGAAATAactaccttaactcagtaactagcaagtggctaaaacatcatcctaGCAATGTGAACAGTAAACCTCTTAAGCTGGGATCTTGTGTAAATAACCGGgtgtgaaggtaaggagttgagtaTCTAATTGCTAATGgttattttctctatctgtgggtgagatgagctaatgtttatctatctGCTTTTGTCCTAGGATAAAAAGGTATCTTAGCTGAAGTACTTTTGTCTGGCcagatttatgttaatgaaaaataaacactgcTGGGGACAGTTATCCATTAGCCCAAGTGTATAAAGGAAGTTGTGCCCATAAGACTGAAATGCAATCATGAGgttacatgtatacataacatggaaatgcacagtaaatggggagaatcatagctgttattgcacaagaagtttacaacaagaaaaaGCCAAtttattcaaaaggcagtaattccatcaTGCCTTtcgtgatggtttcctctaacagaacccttagttctgataggttgaccttctgaactctagttgtcacctgctgtatactcccatggtcttttgctaccagcagctctcaataacCATGAAACAGATACACAGAGGAAAAAGGCATAGAGAGTAATGCGTCTCCATTTCTGGGGGTGAGTATATACATAATCAGACcaattttgtctgtttatttatttaggcatGGACCTGTGAGTGTGCACTGTGTGCTTTTTATATGTGAAAGGTCATTCTAATATGAATGTGcagatgtgtgtttttgtgtttgagtctagAGGTGTTTGCTACTCTACTCGTGTGTGTCTGggatgtgtttgcatgtataattttaaattgtgGAGGCCTTTCTCTATGTTCTTAGCTTCATATATGAATGTGATTACATTTAAGTGACAAGAACAGTGTTGCATGGACCTGTGagcatctctgtgtgtctatACATTCCCTAGCCCGAGTCCTTGAGGGGCTGCAGAAATAATTTATCCAGAGTCTCTATTGCACTCTCTGGCCCATGACAGCCACAGATGAGAAAAAGGAGATAAAATGAGAGGCAAAAGATTCAGGAGTGGGAAGGTTCAGGAGctaggaggagagagaggctgaAACCTAGCAGAGGAACAGTTGGGGCCTCTGGGTGTCTGGACTGGCTagcttttatgtcaacttgatacaagttagggtcatttgagaggaaggaacttcagttgagaaaatacatCCCTAAAATCATAgtgcaggcaagcctgtaaggcattttcttcattagtgattgatggagagaACCCAGCCCACTTTAGGtgatgccatccctaggctggtggtgctgggttctataagaaagtagcctgagcaaaccatggggaacaagccagtaagtatcactcctgcctggcctctgcatcagctcctgcctccaggttcctgccttgtgttcccaccctgacttccctgaaTGATGAACTATAAAGTGGGAATTCAAGCAAAATATACCCTTTTCTcccgaagttgcttttggtcacagtgttttgtcacagaaatagaaaccctaactaaataGTCTCTGATTGCTGTGACTAATGACAAATGGTTCCTTTTGTCCTCCTGGCTGTCTTCATAGGTCATGAAGCTCTCCAACCCTCTCTCTTCCTATCTTTCTCTCACAGTGTCTCtaccccctgcccccatcccctagACTCTGCTGGAAGATGCAGAGACCATCTTAGTCTGTATCCTGCAGCAGTAGAATATTGGAAACCCAGCAATTatatgaacagattttttttttaattttaaattttgtggttCTGGAAGGAGTTATTTCCAAGAACACAGCACTGGTATCTGGTGAGGCTCTTGCTGGTGCTCTATAACATGACACAGGGGTCAGCAAATGTCCCTAAGACTGAAGGAGAAACCTAAAAAGGAAACTGGCCGTTCTTAGCTAGCCTACCACACTGAGTACTTTGATCCATTCACAGAGTGTtatgttttaaatgtgaaatCTTTATCACAAGTTCACACATCAAACTTTGTACCTAACTGATAACACTATTTGGGGAGCTGGCAGGAAACCCTAAGAGGTAAAGCTTGCAAGAAAGAAGTAGGTGGTTGGAGGTAGCCTGATGGGTCATGACTACACTGCATGCTTCTctccagatagatagatagatagatagatagatagatagatagatagatagatagagatagacatagatatagatatatttccctgtgtgtgtatgtgtccttttcctcttcttcatcctcctccttcttcttccatcTGCCATATTCAAGAACAACCACAAGCTCCCTCATTTAGACCAAAGCCCCAAGTGTCACACCTAACCTGCCATGATACTGAGAGAAAATGAATCCTCTCCTCTCAGTTGCTTTGTAGCAGCAAGTTGGCCACAATGACAAGAAAAGCAATGAATGCAGAAAAATGGTTCCAGAACTTGGTTGTTAGGATAAACATGACCCTGTTACTCAAAGGCTGGAATTGTTGTGATCTGGGGCACCGGGTTTGAAATGGGAGCTCATGGCTGGTCACATAACAATGGCAAATgagaaacaagagagaaagagaagctagAATCAGGCCCAGGTTACAAGCCATCATATAATCTATCGAAAGTCCATTGTAAGTGACCTACTTCCACCAACCACGTCTCACTTCTTAAATATCCCATAATTTCCTAAAACAGAACCACCTGCTGTGGAACAAAATAATTCAAGCATATGTTTtgagctgtagatgtaaccatctttttaaataagaaacacagagctgattcagagataaaagccaagaggtcagagcaatagctaagagctaagattaaaaaccttacccttcactgccactgctgtcctacctctctgcaagagacctacttcctgtgtgtttgtcctttttattaactttctattctgccttctcattggttgtaaacccaaccacatgacctcctcgtcactgcctgtctatacagacctccaggtcttctatggttggtattgagattaaaggcacgtgtctccatgctggctgtatccttgaacacacagaaatcggcctagctctgcctcccaagagctgggattaaaggtgtgcaccaccacggcccaaTTTCTACTATGGCTCGCtactagctctgacccccaggcaactttatttattaacatacaaataaaatcacatttcagtacaattaaaatatcaccatatttccccttttctattttaataaaaaggaaaaaggttataactaacataagaaaaactatatacaaaagtacaataactatataccatatatacaagtaataaatatctaaacaatgtctagtccatttgtatttaaaaaattcagagaaaataattcgaTTATCTATTCTaatttggtaagtccaaaatgtacctaattcactttctatcctaacaaatcttcaactataactaactaatcttcaactccctcagagacccaagaaggaaataatattacctaataaaaaataaaaacaggaagtgcatgcaagcagcttccaaaaaaatatgagttgacagaaacagccagctgcctggacaatcacctgaggtttctccacagtgttggggcatcatcttcagtctataggcttagcgtatctgacagactcatttgtgaagtaggatgtacacaaggtcaacagttcaacctcacattgggtgagagcagtccatgtaccagaaacacctgaattccactagtgtcatgtcatgattcaggattttaaattctggaaattgttgattttttttttattcagctgtccattcttcttgactatgtgtgtgtggcttcatcttagcatcccgttcttctccatatccttctattaa
The sequence above is drawn from the Peromyscus leucopus breed LL Stock chromosome 1, UCI_PerLeu_2.1, whole genome shotgun sequence genome and encodes:
- the LOC114685304 gene encoding cytochrome P450 2B2-like, giving the protein MEPSVLLLLTLLVGFVLLLVRGHPKARGHLPPGPRPLPLLGNLLQMDRGGLLNSFMKLREKYGDVFIVHLGPRPVVMHGGHKGGSGGPS